CAATTCAGATCTCCTCCTCATCACATTactaaatatttattcaaggAATATACTATTTCTATTTTGTACTATGTTGACAATAAATGGCTCAATGaactatcgattttcagtTGTTGTAGGAGCCATGCTCCAATGTtctctttgaattttgagtCGATCTCATTCAGTTCACCGATCACTTTCCGAACTCTTTTATCGTCCTGAAGTTAAACATATTCAAAATCTAGTAAAATGCAAAGGGCAATTACCATAAAAAACTCGTAAGCTTCTGCTTTCATAGTGGCATCCTTGATCTTTTTCACAAGTTGTGATGGAGATCGAGAGTCGTTTCGATTCTTAAAATTCtaagatttttagaataatttttcgacattCCTACCGCTTTGTAGTTTAGATACTCAGTTTGTAGAGATACAACCCGATCCAAATAAATTAGTGATCGTTGTTCATAATGAGAATTGGATGCGGTTTTACGACAATTCCAGTACTCTGAAAATAGTGTTTCTtggttcaaaatgtttattatggagacgcagaaaaatgcCCCTTTTGAAATCGTGCTCCACGGCCACTTCAATAAGTTCCGCCCTTGAACCATTGGTCTCGTTAGGCATTGGCGGGAAACCCAGAAGttcaaacgttttcaattttttctctaatttcaaGCGTTTTTCATCGTTTTGCTATTTTTCCCGTTGTTTCTAATAGTTTTTAGGccgaaataatgttttaaagaaatgaaaatgcaaattgaaaaattgaaaaggtgaataaggtttttttgaaggaattatatttttcaccgTTTTGCCATTAAATACCTAACGGGATCCATCATTCTGGGGGCAGAGCGTTTTCAATTGGCTGTAGAGCGCGTTTCTATGAAGAATGGAAGAAGGGTTATCTTTGCGTCCCTATAATATAACTCACGTTGAAACATTTGTTTAATCTCTGGAATATCCATCAATTCCTTCTCGCTTTTCCCCAAAAATCTTGCGGCATTCAACTTGACAGAATCTTCTACTGATTTAGTaatcaacatatttttcaagacAACAGTATTAACCGTACATTGTGATTTCAATCCATCCAGCATTGACTtgcttttttccaaagtttcatttgattttcttcgATATTCTCTCATTCTAGTAGCattccacattttttgctcGTCCTCTGTCATTATATGACCTGGTTTTTGCCAAGGAATCTGAGTTGTCTTCAGATCATCAATCATTGCAATAAAGTTTCGATCGACTGGATGATgctataataattattttattttaaccaAGATGACACTGTTCTACAAAACTACTTCTTTTTGTGTATTTGGTTTAGGATCAGGGAGTGGCTGCATTTGGGCAAGGAGCTCATGTGCTCTCTGAAAAACATTAATCATTACATTTTCATGAAGATTCTTCctctttttaaatattgattactctaaattttcacgttttgggaaatttggcaatttaccaaaactttgtcTGCAACTTTTAAAACATCTATGCATTTTTGGAGTatataattttgatatttagtATCTAGATTCTAACCACTTCATACAACTTGGGCAATTAGTAATTTCTTCGCCAACTCTAGCAACTTTTGGAATAACGCATATCTACAATGGCTAAAGTTGGTTGCCAATGTTAAGGAATTGCTGAATAAGTAATTAAGTTTAACCGCAAATTTGGATTCTGTCAAAAGCATGTCAAACCCTGTTCTATCGAGCACAACATTTATGctgacatttttttacaattttaatttttcgaatcgtaaaaatcttgaaaaatacttttgaattaGCATAGTTTTGCATGAAACCAAAAGTCGTTCTGCTATATTTTATGTCTATAATACGGTAATCTAGTAAAAAACTTACTTCTAATGACATATCAAAGTTCGGAGAAT
This is a stretch of genomic DNA from Caenorhabditis elegans chromosome V. It encodes these proteins:
- the ZC302.3 gene encoding uncharacterized protein (Confirmed by transcript evidence), whose translation is MPKIRKNNSKERNVPTSIPVSISLPPSRPLYSPNFDMSLERAHELLAQMQPLPDPKPNTQKEHHPVDRNFIAMIDDLKTTQIPWQKPGHIMTEDEQKMWNATRMREYRRKSNETLEKSKSMLDGLKSQCTVNTVVLKNMLITKSVEDSVKLNAARFLGKSEKELMDIPEIKQMFQQYWNCRKTASNSHYEQRSLIYLDRVVSLQTEYLNYKANRNDSRSPSQLVKKIKDATMKAEAYEFFMDDKRVRKVIGELNEIDSKFKENIGAWLLQQLKIDSSLSHLLST